Proteins from a single region of Flavobacterium sp. K5-23:
- a CDS encoding CoA pyrophosphatase: MDFQYFLEYVPNLAVAKLPAIEAHMKMVPFERIESLKKGGDVKMKPRIAAVMMLLYPKNGITHLVLIVRNSYEGVHSAQIAFPGGKYETIDSVFSNTALRETHEEVGVHPDNMEIIKPFTPMYIPPSNFEVHPFLGICKEEVCFVPDPTEVSAIIELPLSVFLSDQIIVNANMSTSYAKDVNVPAFEIEGHIVWGATAMMLSELKDVLKDVFSSQK; the protein is encoded by the coding sequence ATGGATTTTCAATATTTTTTAGAATATGTTCCCAATTTAGCTGTGGCAAAACTTCCAGCTATAGAAGCTCATATGAAAATGGTGCCTTTTGAGCGCATTGAAAGTTTGAAAAAAGGGGGGGATGTAAAGATGAAACCAAGAATTGCTGCGGTAATGATGCTGCTTTATCCTAAAAATGGGATAACCCATTTGGTACTTATAGTTCGGAATTCCTATGAAGGAGTTCACTCGGCTCAAATTGCTTTTCCAGGCGGGAAATATGAGACAATAGATTCCGTTTTTTCAAATACCGCTTTGCGTGAAACTCATGAAGAAGTGGGGGTTCATCCTGATAATATGGAAATCATAAAGCCATTTACACCCATGTATATTCCGCCAAGTAATTTTGAAGTTCATCCTTTTTTAGGAATCTGTAAGGAAGAAGTTTGTTTTGTGCCAGATCCTACAGAAGTGTCTGCAATCATTGAATTACCGTTATCAGTTTTTTTAAGCGATCAAATAATTGTAAATGCTAATATGTCCACTTCATATGCCAAGGATGTAAATGTTCCGGCTTTTGAAATTGAAGGACATATTGTTTGGGGAGCTACCGCTATGATGTTAAGTGAATTGAAAGACGTTTTGAAGGATGTGTTTAGTTCGCAGAAATAA
- a CDS encoding RNA polymerase sigma factor, with product MSENLEHSFVKQLQENQNIIHKICRLYTSCDDSHKDLFQEITIQLWKAFPKFRGDSKFSTWAYRVALNTAITLYRKNKRSVATVEFEARQHFTKEIDYNYEEEEQIKLMYKAVHQLNDIEKALIFMYLEDKDYHEISETLGISEVNARVKMNRIKGKLKKILNP from the coding sequence ATGAGTGAAAATCTAGAACATTCTTTTGTAAAGCAATTGCAGGAAAATCAGAATATAATCCACAAAATTTGTAGATTATATACTTCTTGCGATGACTCACATAAGGATTTGTTTCAGGAAATTACGATTCAGTTATGGAAGGCTTTTCCAAAATTTAGAGGCGATAGCAAATTTTCCACTTGGGCTTATCGTGTAGCATTGAATACAGCCATTACTTTATATAGAAAAAACAAACGGTCAGTGGCTACTGTAGAGTTTGAAGCAAGGCAACATTTCACAAAAGAAATTGATTATAATTATGAAGAGGAGGAGCAGATAAAGCTGATGTACAAAGCAGTACACCAATTAAATGACATTGAGAAAGCATTAATTTTCATGTATCTAGAAGATAAAGATTACCATGAAATATCAGAAACTTTAGGTATAAGCGAAGTAAATGCGAGAGTAAAAATGAACCGAATTAAAGGGAAACTAAAAAAAATATTAAATCCTTAA
- a CDS encoding DUF4268 domain-containing protein, giving the protein MYSKEETQKLKREFWVTFADKYPRKWVLYDTKIKDFSFKFYVDNKKAQVLIDIEHRNNDIRNAYFEKLEALKNILAEEFITDLVFEQNHVLENGKTISRIWVEKLGVSVSNRNYWDEIFDFYNEKMSALEKFYSEYDDFIKDIE; this is encoded by the coding sequence ATGTACAGCAAAGAAGAAACTCAAAAACTAAAGCGAGAATTCTGGGTCACATTCGCAGATAAATACCCAAGAAAATGGGTGTTATACGATACAAAAATAAAAGACTTCTCTTTCAAGTTTTATGTTGACAATAAAAAAGCACAGGTTCTTATAGACATTGAGCATCGCAATAATGACATTCGAAACGCGTATTTTGAAAAACTCGAAGCCTTAAAGAATATTTTAGCAGAGGAATTCATCACTGATTTAGTTTTCGAACAAAACCACGTTCTTGAAAACGGAAAAACCATTAGCCGTATTTGGGTTGAAAAACTGGGTGTTAGTGTCAGCAATCGAAATTACTGGGACGAAATATTCGATTTTTACAATGAAAAAATGAGCGCATTAGAGAAGTTCTATTCTGAATACGATGATTTTATAAAAGACATAGAGTAA
- a CDS encoding NAD(P)/FAD-dependent oxidoreductase codes for MNIPISTLPRIVIIGGGFAGIAIAKELRNQKAQVVLLDKHNYHTFQPLLYQVATGGLEAGSIAYPIRKVIQEHDDFYFRLTSVQEIDTKNQKVIAEIGELSYDYLVIATGSKTNYFGNKDIKRFSMAMKTIPQSLNIRSLILENFEQAVLTTDTAEKDSLINFVLVGAGPTGVELAGALAEMKKAILQKDYPDLDIAKMEINLIQSGDRILNTMSEKSSLAAEKFLLSLGVKIWKNVRVTNYDGRTITTNSDLSFETATVIWTAGVQGALVAGLDAESLVERVERIRVNEFNQVKGYDNIFAVGDIASMESEEYPQGHPMMAQPAIQQGKLLGSNIVKLIQKKEMKPFEYNDKGSMATIGRNKAVVDLPHYHFSGVFAWFVWMFVHLFSLIGFKNKAVVFLNWVYNYIRFDREGRLIIRPYKKKSFTAFTSDEI; via the coding sequence ATGAATATCCCAATTTCAACTTTACCCAGAATCGTAATTATAGGAGGAGGTTTTGCAGGAATCGCTATAGCTAAAGAACTAAGAAACCAAAAAGCGCAGGTTGTTCTTTTAGACAAACACAATTACCATACTTTTCAACCTTTATTGTATCAGGTGGCAACAGGCGGCCTCGAAGCGGGTTCTATTGCTTACCCTATTAGGAAAGTGATTCAGGAACACGATGATTTTTATTTTAGACTTACTTCTGTTCAGGAAATAGATACCAAAAATCAAAAAGTCATTGCCGAAATAGGTGAATTGAGTTATGATTATCTTGTTATTGCCACAGGGTCCAAAACAAATTATTTTGGGAACAAGGATATAAAACGCTTCAGTATGGCTATGAAAACCATACCCCAATCCCTCAATATACGAAGTCTGATTCTCGAAAATTTTGAACAGGCTGTACTCACAACGGATACAGCCGAGAAAGATAGCCTAATCAATTTTGTTCTTGTAGGTGCTGGTCCCACAGGTGTAGAGCTTGCGGGCGCTTTGGCCGAAATGAAAAAAGCCATCCTTCAAAAAGATTACCCCGATCTTGATATTGCCAAAATGGAAATCAATCTGATTCAAAGTGGGGACAGAATACTAAATACGATGAGTGAGAAATCGTCTTTGGCGGCCGAAAAATTTCTACTTAGCCTCGGTGTGAAAATCTGGAAAAATGTAAGGGTAACTAATTATGACGGACGAACCATAACCACAAATTCCGATTTGAGTTTTGAAACCGCAACCGTAATTTGGACCGCTGGAGTACAAGGAGCTCTAGTGGCAGGTTTAGATGCGGAATCTCTAGTTGAAAGAGTAGAACGCATCAGGGTAAATGAATTCAATCAGGTAAAAGGTTATGATAATATATTCGCAGTAGGTGATATTGCCTCAATGGAATCCGAAGAATATCCTCAGGGACACCCTATGATGGCACAACCTGCGATACAGCAAGGAAAATTATTGGGGAGTAACATTGTGAAATTAATCCAGAAAAAGGAAATGAAACCTTTTGAATACAATGACAAAGGATCTATGGCGACCATAGGACGTAACAAAGCGGTGGTTGATTTACCCCATTATCATTTCAGTGGTGTTTTTGCTTGGTTTGTCTGGATGTTCGTGCATTTGTTTTCATTGATTGGATTCAAAAACAAAGCCGTGGTTTTCCTGAATTGGGTGTACAACTACATCCGATTCGACCGTGAAGGAAGGTTAATCATCAGACCATACAAAAAGAAAAGTTTTACCGCTTTTACCAGCGATGAGATATAA
- a CDS encoding 1-acyl-sn-glycerol-3-phosphate acyltransferase: MGLFKRNPFGHILFLKRLLIRIFGAATHRRYRGFNELQIEGSEIIRNLPETNVLFISNHQTYFADVVAMFHVFNASLKGRENNIKNVLYLWNPKMNIYYVAAKETMKAGLLPRIMAYAGAISVERTWRAKGVDVADKKDVNPNDTENIKIALKDGWVITFPQGTTKSFKPVRKGTAHIIKEHRPIVVPIVIDGFRRSFDKKGLRMKKKGILQSFIIKEPLEIDYDNDTIDEIVEKVEFAIEQHASFLKVIPVEDIEEQEKLNKLRKWEY; this comes from the coding sequence ATGGGATTATTTAAAAGAAATCCATTTGGTCATATACTCTTTTTAAAGAGATTGTTAATTCGGATTTTCGGAGCGGCTACTCATAGACGTTATAGAGGATTCAATGAATTACAGATTGAAGGATCGGAAATTATTAGAAATTTACCAGAGACTAACGTGCTTTTTATATCAAATCACCAGACTTATTTTGCTGATGTGGTGGCTATGTTTCATGTTTTCAACGCCAGTTTGAAAGGTAGGGAAAACAACATAAAAAACGTATTGTACTTATGGAATCCTAAGATGAACATTTATTACGTTGCAGCCAAAGAAACGATGAAAGCAGGTTTGTTGCCTCGTATTATGGCTTATGCAGGAGCAATATCAGTAGAACGCACATGGCGAGCTAAAGGTGTTGATGTAGCGGATAAAAAAGATGTGAATCCTAATGACACCGAGAATATAAAAATAGCTCTTAAAGACGGTTGGGTTATTACGTTTCCTCAAGGAACAACAAAGTCTTTTAAGCCAGTTAGAAAAGGAACTGCCCATATCATAAAAGAACACCGTCCTATAGTGGTGCCTATTGTGATTGATGGATTTAGACGTTCCTTCGACAAAAAAGGCCTCCGTATGAAGAAGAAAGGTATTCTTCAGTCTTTTATCATCAAGGAGCCTTTGGAAATTGATTATGACAACGATACTATTGATGAAATAGTAGAAAAGGTGGAGTTTGCAATTGAGCAACACGCTTCCTTTTTAAAAGTGATTCCAGTAGAGGACATTGAAGAACAGGAAAAATTAAACAAACTCCGTAAATGGGAGTATTAA
- a CDS encoding nitronate monooxygenase family protein, producing MNKITSLFKIKYPIIQAGMIWVSGHKLASAVSNAGGLGIIGAGSMYPEVLREHIQKCKKETSKPFAVNVPMLYPNVEEIMKIIVEEGVKIVFTSAGNPKTWTSYLKENGITVVHVVSSSVFALKAQDAGVDAVVVEGFEAGGHNGRDETTTLTLVPMVKEKIKIPLIAAGGIGTGRGMLAVMVLGADGVQVGSRFAASIESSAHAHFKKTIIEVKEGDTQLTLKELAPVRLIKNKFYQDVQELYEKCPSKEELTALLGRARAKRGMFEGDLVEGELEIGQIAGLIHEIKSAEDIIVEMLTEYELAKKEVTEFNF from the coding sequence ATGAATAAAATCACAAGCCTTTTTAAGATTAAGTACCCAATTATTCAAGCAGGAATGATATGGGTAAGTGGACATAAATTAGCTTCTGCAGTAAGTAACGCGGGAGGATTAGGAATAATAGGAGCAGGATCGATGTACCCTGAGGTATTGAGAGAGCACATACAGAAATGTAAAAAGGAAACATCAAAACCTTTTGCAGTAAATGTACCAATGTTGTATCCTAATGTCGAAGAGATAATGAAAATTATTGTCGAGGAAGGAGTTAAAATCGTTTTTACATCGGCAGGAAATCCAAAAACGTGGACCTCTTATTTAAAAGAAAACGGGATAACGGTAGTACATGTAGTCAGCAGCTCTGTTTTTGCTTTAAAAGCGCAGGATGCAGGTGTTGATGCTGTTGTTGTTGAAGGTTTTGAAGCTGGAGGCCATAATGGAAGGGACGAAACAACTACACTGACACTTGTGCCAATGGTCAAAGAGAAAATAAAAATTCCTTTGATTGCAGCTGGAGGAATAGGAACGGGTCGCGGAATGCTTGCTGTAATGGTTTTAGGCGCAGATGGTGTACAGGTAGGAAGTAGGTTTGCCGCTTCAATAGAATCATCAGCTCACGCACATTTTAAGAAAACAATCATTGAGGTCAAAGAAGGGGATACACAGTTAACATTGAAAGAATTGGCACCTGTGCGATTGATAAAAAATAAATTCTATCAGGATGTTCAGGAATTATATGAAAAATGCCCTTCGAAAGAAGAGTTAACAGCATTATTAGGTAGAGCAAGAGCAAAACGCGGAATGTTTGAAGGTGATTTAGTGGAAGGGGAACTGGAAATAGGTCAGATAGCCGGATTGATTCACGAAATAAAATCAGCGGAAGATATTATTGTTGAAATGCTTACAGAATATGAATTAGCCAAAAAAGAAGTAACGGAATTCAATTTCTAA